Genomic DNA from Clostridium sp. BJN0013:
AAATTTATGATGGCAGTTTTAAGAAAAACATTATAAAAGGAAATGGAGTTACAACAGAGCTTCTTGTTAAAAATGGAATAAAAATATATACAGAAGAAGATGTATAGAGGGAACGTACCTTGTATTTGTATTTATACTACTACTTTTATATATTCTACCTCGGGATCTTCTGTACCCTGAACATATAATCCAGTGTCCTTCAATCTTTGTACATAATCTACAATTTCTTTTGTTATCTCTTCTCCAGGACAAAGTATTGGTATTCCAGGAGGATATGCCATTAAAAATTCACCACTTATCATGCCTATACTGTTTTTTAAGAGAAGTGGTTGTTTAGGAGAATTAAAAGCATCCCTTGGGATTTTTATCTGTTTTGGTATATCGGGTATATCTAAAAAATCAGATTTTTTATTTTCTTTAACATAATATTCCATGCTTATTTCTTTCAATGCCTGCAATAGGGTATCCATGGCTTCTTTAGTATCCCCAAAGGAACCCACTGCTAAAACATTATATAAATCGGAAAGCTCCATTTGAATATGATATTTATTGGATAAGATCATATCTAAGTCATATCCTGTAATTCCAAGTTCTCTACAGTTTATAGTTATTTTAGTAGGATCAAGGGTTGTGACACCCTCATTTCCTACTATTTCTTCTCCAAAGCAGTAGAATCCTTTAATATTGTTTATTTCATACCGCACATAATTTGCAAGTTCAATAGATTTATCCAAAAGTTCTTTTCCATGAAGAGCTATTTGTCTTCTGGCACAGTCCAGCGAAGCCATTAAAATATAAGAGGGAGAAGTTGTCTGTAATAGAGATAAAACCTGATGAACTCTATTTATGTCAATACGTTCTGAACAGACATGAAGTAGGGAACACTGGGTTAAGGCACCGATTATTTTATGTGTACTTTGTGCACACATATCCGCACCGGCTTCTATAGCGGACATAGGTAGATTATCATTAAAACCAAGGTGTGGTCCGTGAGCCTCATCTACAATTAGAGGAATATCATAACTGTGTACAATATCTGAAATTTTCTTTATATCTGTAGCTACTCCATAATAGGTAGGATTTATTATTAAAACAGCTTTGGCATCAGGATGCTTTTTTAAAGTCTTCTCCACAGTTTCAGGAGTGACACCCTGAGCAATTCCTACTCTTTTGTCTAGGGCTGGCTGCATATATACAGGTATTGCACCGCTTAGTATAATTCCTGCAGTAACGGATTTATGCACATTTCTCGGAATTATTAATTTGTCACCAGAATTTACTACAGCCATAATCATTGACTGTATAGCTCCTGATGTACCATGAATGGAAAAAAAAGCAGCGTCAGAACCATAGGCATCTGCAGCTAATTGCTGGGCTCTTTTTATTGGACCTGTAGGGTGATGAAGGCTATCCACTAGTTTAAATACAGTAACATCAATTTTAAATAGGTTTTCTCCTATAAATTGTTTGAATTCCTTATCCATTCCTATACCTTTTTTATGTCCTGGTACATGAAAAGGTATGGTGTCCCTGTTTACATATTCCATTAATGCGTCAAATAGTGGAGTTTCACTTTGATCTAATCTATACACCTTGATAAAGCACCTTCTTTCATAAAAATATCCCTTTAACTTTTAAAATTAAAGGGTCGGCCGCACGTTTAATCAAAACTAATATCATTATATGTTAATTGTTCTATAAATTCAATAATATGCAGCTAATTTTTATATAATAATAAAATCTATTAATAACATATTCATAAATTATGTACATAAAGTAAAATAAAAGTAAAATATAAGATTATAGGTATCTTTGATTATAAAATTTATAGTATAATAGTAAATGTTAAATATTGCATGTAGGAGGTAAAAATATGTATAGAGAAAAGTATGAGTTCTGGTTAAATTCATCTTATTTAAATAATGAGGAAAAATTAGAATTAAAAAATATAAAGGATGAAAAGGAAATAGAAGATAGATTTTATAAAGAGTTAGAATTTGGTACAGGTGGTCTCAGAGGTATAATAGGTTTGGGGACCAATAGAATGAATATACATACTGTTGGAAAAACAACTGAAGGCTTATCACGATATCTTATAGAGACATATGGCAATAATATTTCTGTAGCTATAGCCTATGATTGTAGAATAATGTCTAAAGAATTTGCCAGGGCTGCTGCAAGTAATTTATGTGCAAATGGTATAATAGTAAATCTTTTTGGCACACTTCATCCTACTCCAATGCTTTCTTATGCAGTAAGAGAACTTAAATGCAAAGCAGGGATTGTTATAACGGCATCCCATAATC
This window encodes:
- a CDS encoding aminotransferase class I/II-fold pyridoxal phosphate-dependent enzyme, with translation MYRLDQSETPLFDALMEYVNRDTIPFHVPGHKKGIGMDKEFKQFIGENLFKIDVTVFKLVDSLHHPTGPIKRAQQLAADAYGSDAAFFSIHGTSGAIQSMIMAVVNSGDKLIIPRNVHKSVTAGIILSGAIPVYMQPALDKRVGIAQGVTPETVEKTLKKHPDAKAVLIINPTYYGVATDIKKISDIVHSYDIPLIVDEAHGPHLGFNDNLPMSAIEAGADMCAQSTHKIIGALTQCSLLHVCSERIDINRVHQVLSLLQTTSPSYILMASLDCARRQIALHGKELLDKSIELANYVRYEINNIKGFYCFGEEIVGNEGVTTLDPTKITINCRELGITGYDLDMILSNKYHIQMELSDLYNVLAVGSFGDTKEAMDTLLQALKEISMEYYVKENKKSDFLDIPDIPKQIKIPRDAFNSPKQPLLLKNSIGMISGEFLMAYPPGIPILCPGEEITKEIVDYVQRLKDTGLYVQGTEDPEVEYIKVVV